The genomic segment CTGCCAGCGACTCCAATGATCGCAACACGGATTCGTCGAAGCGTTTATGCCTGCCCTTGGGCTGGTGATCCACGATCCTGCCGCCGCCTAAAGTTTCGCCGGGCGACGGGCGCCGCAGGATATAACGGTCGCCGCGCACGGCAACGATCGGCTCGCGCAGTTCAAGTTGTATCCAACCTTCACTGCCGGGCTGTACTTCTTCTGCCCCCAGCAATCGAACTGTGGCAACTGCCTCGCTCGCGCCGACAAAGAATTTGACCTCGTCGTTGTGTTTCAAGCTTGTCGTTGCATCGTGTAGTATTCGGATTCGCGCGTCGAGTCTGCGGGCAGGTTGATATTGATTCGGGCGGGCGAGCACATCTCCTCGGCGGATGGATTCTGCTTCCACGCCGGAGATATTCACCGCCGTGCGCGAGCCGGGGATGGCGTTATCCTCTTTTCTCTTGTGCGTTTGCAAACCACGCACTCGTCCTTGAGTTCCGGAGGGCAGAATTTCGATTTCATCGCCGACAGTTAATTGTCCATCGCTCAATGTGCCGGTGACGACCGTGCCGAACCCGCTCATGCTGAAGACGCGGTCGATAGGCAGGCGGGGACGATTGAGATCGGGGCGGACGGGTTTATTTTCCAACAGAGATTGAAGATTGGAAATTAGATCATCGAGTCCCGTTTTTGTCTTGGCAGAAACGCGGACGATGGGCGCGTGGCGCAGGGCGGTGTCCTTCACGATGGCGCGAATGTCGGCTTCGAGCAGATCAAGCCACCCTGGGTCTGAAGCGAGGTCGCACTTGGTCAGCGCGATCAAACCGGCGGGAATCTCCAATAGATCCAAAATGGCGAGATGTTCTTTTGTTTGCGGCATCACGCCTTCATCTGCGGCGATGATGAGGAGCGCGGCGTCGATGCCGCCCACGCCTGCCAGCATGTTTTCGATGAAATCGCGGTGACCCGGCACGTCTATGATACCGATCTCTTCTCCGCTTGGCAGGGTGAGCCAGCCAAAGCCAAGTTCGATGGTCATTTCGCGCGCCTGCTCTTCTTTGAGGCGGTCGGGATGTGTGCCCGTGAGCGCGGCAATGAGCGTGGATTTCCCGTGGTCAACGTGACCGGCTGTTCCGATGACTCGCATGACAATAAAATCTTTCCTCCCCTCGATATACTCAGGGCGGGCTTTTCTCTCTTTGGTTATGACAGAAGAAAGAGCAAAGTTATGATGGAAAGTTGAGGCTGCTTTCTACTTTTTACTTTTTTTCGCCGTTTTGCCGTGACCCATAATGCGCTCATACGCAGACATCCACTCGTGGGCGACGTTCATCAACTCCTGAAGTTGTTGCTCGGTGGCATCCGTCGTCTGGTGGACCTGGTCTTGTATGGTTTGGATCGACTCGACCAGCGGATCGATGCGTTCTTCCAGTTTTTGCATCACGCGGCGGACATCTTTTGTGCCTTCGTCTTGCGATAGTGTATAGCCCGTCCAACGTTTCTGGTCGTCGGCTTTGAAGGTTACCCATTCCTGCCGCAGGCGGTCTTCTGTCAGGCGCTGCATTTCGGTCACTTCGTTGATACGTCGTTCGAGTTTGGTGTTGAGTTCGTTGTAGGTCTCCTGCGCTTTCTTTGCGGAGCGCAGGGTTTCTCCAAGTTGAACGATCTGCTGATCAAGCGTTTCGGCTTGTTGTTTGACCGTGTCGAATTTTTCTTTCCATTCTTTGTAAGTATGCTCGCGGTCGATCTGCGCAACGGTCTGGCTTTCGATAAATGTGGTCTGCGCTCTCTTGCGTTCAGATTCAGAGAGCATGAGTTCGTTCATGCGGCTGTCGATGGTTTTCAGCCCGTCTGCGCTAAGGTCTGCTTTGGCGCGGGCTTCGTCGATTCGTTTGCGAACGGCGGTCAACTCGCCGTGCAGGTCGGCGACTCGTTTTGTATCTTGTTTGCGCGTCTCTTCAAATGCTTTTTGCGAGCGCAGGGCTTCATCGGCGGCGCGGATGGCGCTGTCGATGTTGGGATGTAATTCTTTGATGGCGAGTTGCAGGCGGGCATCTTCGTTGGGCAGGGCTTTGAGTTGCCGCTTGATGTCGGTGAGGTCGGTGGCTTTTTTCAACGCCTCGAGCGATTTGGTTAACGGTTCCAAATCTTGGGCGTGTCGCTTGATCAATTCCTTTTCGCGTTTTTCGATCCGTTTCTCAACCGTATCGATCGCCTTGTTCATATCTTCGCGTTGTTTGGCGAAGATCGAGTCGAATTGGTCCAGGCGCGCCGTAGTGGATGCGACCTCTGCGATCTGTTTGTTCAGCGGCTTGATCTGTTTGGCAACTGCCTCGATGTTTCCCTCTAGCGCCGCCATGCGTTCTTCGAGCGTGACGAGGGTCCTTCGTGTTTTGCGATGTTCGTCATCCAACCAGGCAATGCGTTTTACGATCTGTTCAAAATCCATAACTTCCTCCGAAATCAGGCAGGATTATACCGTAGCCATCCTAAGAGACTGTATTGCTGCCACATATCGTCCCGATGTCCTTCGGGAGAGCGCACAGAGAACTCTGAGAAAACCTGTAAAAGCTCTGCCAACGACCCAGATGCTCGAACATCAATGGGAGTTGCGCGAGAAAAACTTGCACGGTCTGTGGGAACAACCCCAGGATGAAAAGCCCGATCATCCCCAGCCCAAGCATAATCATCTGCGGGAGGTTTTCGCGCGGTTTCCAACTGGCGAACTCATCTGCCATCGCGAACACCGCCAGCGAACGCACGGCACTCACTAGAAACCCTGCCATACCAAGACCCATCCAAATGGCAGAGGCGGAGGATGCGCGTGAAATATTTTCCCAAAGCGCCAGCCGCGGCGGGAAACTTGCCAAGAGGGGGAACGCGCCTGTGGATAACGTGGCGAGGACGATTCCCGTTGCGGCTAACGGCGTATTCCTCAACATACCGCGCGTCGATGAAAAGCGCATCGTTTCGGCGTTTTCCTTGATGATGTTCAGCGCGAGCGACCATAAGGCGAGAGTTAATGCGCGCGCGGGTATCAATAAGAACAGGATCGGGATGCCATACCGGGAATCAACGCTGAGCGCCAGAATGGAGAACCCGGTTTCTGCGATAGACGCATACGCCATGATGCGTCCGAAGTGACGTTGAAAAGCCGCCCACAGCCCGCCTGTCGTTACCATGAGCAAGCCGGCAAATTGGAGCGCTGAAATGAGTTGCGGCGAGGAGCGTATCCACGAATAGCGGTCGAGGAACCCCGCGCCGAAGAGGATCGTGATAGTGGGCAGAATCCATAACAGGAAGCCGACCGTAAATGGAGGCGACTCCTCCATCAGCATGGGAATCCAGTTGTACAGAGGAAAGATCGCGAGTAGGAACGCGAAGCCCAGTCCCAGCACGGAAGCGGATTGCGCCGCGAGAGCGAGGTCGCCGGGGCTGGCTTCTACGCCGGCGAGTAACCAGCCTGCCAATAAAATGAATGGCATGGCAAGCGTCTGATAGATCAAGAAACGAACGATACCTTTGCCGGGTGTTGCATACAAGGAGGAGAGCATGGGTATCGATATGAGGATCGCCATCTCGATAAATAATGCCGCATAGAGGAATGGTTGCACTGCCAGCGCGGCGACCATCAAAGCGGTGATCATGAGTCCGACGGGCGCCACGCGCGCTGAGCGTTCAGCCGCGAGCGACCCAAAAAACCAGAGCGATGAGCCGGCATAGATCAACGCGAGCAATGACCCCTCGGCGGGCGAGATCAAGAGCGCGCGCCCGAGTATGGATATGGACGAATCGATTTTTACGGAGAATTCTCCAAACCGCAACGCCGTTTCGATCGGGATGAACTGCGCGAGAAGCGCGAGCAGAACGGCAAGCGTTCCTCCGAGCGCGCTGATGGCGCGCGCATTACGGACGAATAGAAGCAGGATGCCAAACCCAAGCGGTACGAGGATCCAAATCGTGGGCGCGTTTGTGGTCACAATGCCTCCGGTTCACGGTGTTGTGAAGCGATCATCAGGTAGGAACCGACCAGCGCCAGCCCCAGGTTGATGACCACCAACAGGGCAACCACCAGCGCGGAAGATTCAACGGAGGAATAGATGATTTCAAAACCGGCAATGACGGTGAGCAAGCCCTGTGTTACGCGCAGAATGTGCGATGTGATGCCCAGGTGAAGTAAACCCAAGCCAACCAGCAATAATCCGCCCGCAGTGACTGCCGCGCCGGCGTCAGCCATGATGTTGTTTATAGAGGGCGTTGCGCCTGCCACGATCAAGACGACCATCCCTGCGGCAAACAGGCTGAACAGCCTTCCCCGGGGCCAGAGATTTTCCTCCGAATCATCGTCTGTCATGTCAGACCGCGTCATGCCGAGGATCGCGGAGCACATCCACCCTGTCACCACTTTGACGGAAGCCATGCTAAGCGGCAAATGGGGGAGGAGCAGGATGAACATGGCGAAATACTGCGCGGCAAGGAAGACAATGCTGATTCGCCAGTCTCGCGCGGTGAGCAGTCCCACCGAGGTGACGAGGATGACAACGACCGCGACCCAAACAAGGATGTTCATCTCAAGGAATCCTTTGGGTGAAGAAAGAGATGAAGAGGGCGAGAAAGAGCAAAGTCCACATAATTCCGCTGTCGCCCTCGAGGATGTTCGAGAAGATATTGCTCAGTCTGCCTAATTGACGATATACATTCCATGCGGATTGATATAACCAATCGAGCCACGTCAGGTTGGCGGGGCGCACCCAGTGCGCGCGGACCGGGTTGAGGATGCGAATACGCGGGGTGAACCAGATCAAGCCGAAAGTGAGGGCAGAGGCGGCAAGTCCCGCGATCACGTTGCCGAATTGCAGCGAGCCGTCCCCGCCAAACCATCCTAGAAAGACGATCACCGCCAACAGCAAAATGATTCCGATAGGGTAGATATTTTTTCCCCAAAGTGGTTGATCCTCGTAATATTCGCGCGATGCGGGTGGGCGAAGAATGTGTCGGATAAACCCAGACACCAGCATGGCTTGCGCAAGCAGGAGCGGAAGCCACGCCAGGAAGAAGCCGGTTCCGCCGGACCATCCGCTGGCGGTCAGTGAAAATGGGAGCGCGGAAATTCCAAACACGGCGATCCATAGCGAGCGCACGAGCCATTTGTTCGGCTCCGAAGACAAAAACAAAACGCCGCCGCATAGGATGAGGGCGCAACTCCATGCCGCCGCGCCGATGGGATTTGCGCGCAAGGCGGCGGCAACTGCCAGCGAGCCAACACCGATCAACCAGAATGGGCGCCCTGTTAATTCATCCGGAGCGCGCAACCACATCCACCCGCCGTATAACGCGGCGAAAGCGATGAGTATCAGAATGTATGGGGTGAAAGGCGAGTTGATACTGCCGGCGGGAATGCGCGCCAGCAAAATGAGGCTGGATCCTGCGGAGATCATCCGCAATACAGTGCCAAAGCCTCGGCGTAATGCGGATCTGCCGGGATATGGCAGATGCAGAGGTAAAACGCCGATCCGCAACGCCGCGGCAAGCGGGAGGAATAAAGAGGCTTGTGATGTCAAAGCGTGGAAATCCAACGTAACCCCTTGAGCCGCGCTCGCCACATTTGCCCAGAGTAAAACCAGGGTGCCTGCAATGCGCGCTGCGAACGAAATCACTACTCGTTCGCCCAGCGTTGGCTCTTCGACAAAACGTAGTTGAACGATGAGATCGACGAGATCGATCGCCGCCCAGATCAATGCAAGGGTAACCGGGTTATCGGCGACGGCGGCAAGCGTTCCCAGCGAGGAAAGCACGAGCGCGCCAACCCAACTTAATGCGCTGGGAAAGTTGCTCCTTACCACCGAAGTGATAATCACCGATAAAGTGAGCGTGAGCATGCTTAATGCAAACGCCCAAGCGATTGGGTCAGTGACAAAAGTTGGCGATTGTGAAAACAACGAAACGGGTTGCCAGATCAAGAACTGCAAACGATCCGTCTTGTTGATCCACGCGAACACGCTTGCCCACGCCAGGAACGCGCCAACGGCGGCAATCAACCACGTATAGCCCGCGGCGGGTAGAAAGACCCGCACCATCAACACAAGCAGAGCGGTAACGAGAAGAATGCCAACTGTGATGAGAATGAACATGCGACAGGTATTTTATCAGGTTTGACCCGCTCGTCTCTTTATGGGAGCGGCTATTTGGGCGCGCTAAGCCACCGAGATCACAGAGAAGTTGAGATTGTTCTCTGTGATCTCGGTGTTCTCTGTGGCAAAGAGGGTTTTTACACACTTGTTTCACCACTCCCCTCTTTGATAGGGAATTGAAACGAGCGGGATTTGCATCATCACTCATTTGTTGTAGAATCCCGACATGCGCTTCTTACACACCCTCGTCATTTCCGTGTTGCTTTTTCTTACAGGATGCAATGCGGCGGCAGATAAGGTTTCAGCCGAAGAACTCCCCTCTCCAACCCCTTTTCAGTCCCTGACGAATATCGCTTCAGATGCCCCTTATTCTGATTCGGCTCCCACGCCGGTTTACCTGCCCACACTGACCCCCCTTCCCCCTTTTACGCCAACCCCGTTCCTCATCATGCCGGAATACATCCCCGCCGATGCGATGATCCCAGCCTTCACTGTGACCACAACCTTGAATCCATTAACCGGCTTGCCGCCCGTCGACCCGGCGTTGTTGCAACGCCGCCCGATGGCGATCAAAGTGGCGAACTACCCGCGCTATATGCGCCCGCAATCCGGCCTGACGCTCGCCGACCAGGTTTTTGAATATTACATTGAAGACGGTTTGACGCGTTTCATCGCGGTATTTTATGGCAACGATTCGGAATGGGTGGGACCCGTTCGCTCCGGACGTTACTTCGATGAACACGTGCAACGCATGTATCACGCCTTCCTGGTATTCAAATTTGCCGACCCG from the Candidatus Defluviilinea gracilis genome contains:
- the selB gene encoding selenocysteine-specific translation elongation factor — protein: MRVIGTAGHVDHGKSTLIAALTGTHPDRLKEEQAREMTIELGFGWLTLPSGEEIGIIDVPGHRDFIENMLAGVGGIDAALLIIAADEGVMPQTKEHLAILDLLEIPAGLIALTKCDLASDPGWLDLLEADIRAIVKDTALRHAPIVRVSAKTKTGLDDLISNLQSLLENKPVRPDLNRPRLPIDRVFSMSGFGTVVTGTLSDGQLTVGDEIEILPSGTQGRVRGLQTHKRKEDNAIPGSRTAVNISGVEAESIRRGDVLARPNQYQPARRLDARIRILHDATTSLKHNDEVKFFVGASEAVATVRLLGAEEVQPGSEGWIQLELREPIVAVRGDRYILRRPSPGETLGGGRIVDHQPKGRHKRFDESVLRSLESLAEGSPVEVLLEAANALGIASVKEIVLRSRLDSRIAENSLPQLLDMNALVLIESGRLTASSEILAGTMKHWTQLREQIVRFVEEYHKSFPLRRGIPREELKSKSKVTPRIFNAVLARMGAERSIVDHASTISLPGHEVRFTAGEQATLEKMKRKFETNPFSPPSVKECQAEVGEGVLNALIELGEFMPVSADVIFRASEYDSMKEKIKRNLETHGKISLAEVRDIFNTSRKYAQALLEHFDAIGFTKRDGDFRKLRN